ATGAAGATGTTCTTAGATAATGCCTGCATCTAATTACAGAAAATGGGATAGATGAACATCTAAATCTATCCTCTATGCAGTTACAGAGTCAAAAAAAGTTTGCAGATTATACACAAGGAAACATCAAAAGTAAACATACTAGTCCATTAACACACGCTAAACATACTTAAACATAGCAGCAAAAACTACAACTACTCAGAACCGATCACCCGCAGCGACGACTCTCCTCGATCAGCTTCAGAACATATCCAAGACGCGCAGACGCTGGCATCCCAATGAAAACTTCAAGTCGTTGGGGTTTGTCACCCAAGATGTTGCATAAATCATAACGCTGGTCAAGACTTAGCCCATCAACCGTCCCAAGCTTATCAAATACCTCTTGTCGTGCCTTACCCATGTCGAACTCGTACCCGATCCTAGATGCTATAACATCCAAACGTGAGTTTGTTTCGGCGTGCAGATTAGCAAGGAAAGCAAACAGCTGAGTATCGGGGGAGCTAGACTTTCGCTTGAGAGTGTTACCCTTAGTAGTTGACATCTCCTTCTCGGTGTAGCGCGAACTAGACTCGTTAAGCTCAGGACTTACTGTGGCCGGGACACTTCCATCAGCGAAAGGTAAATCATCAAATGACGGGTGGTAGTCATTCTCGTTGCACTGACTACCGCCACCCAAATGGGACCTCATGTGCTCTGCAGCGGCATCAACCTGTTCAGCACCGCCTCCTCCAGCACGATCCTTTCCGAAAATACACTTCCATTGCTCCCAAAATGGCCACGGCTTATTATGCATAAACTTTGCATCCTTATTGGCCTACAATAAACAAATTTCGTATTGTTTTATATTAGTTGTCTCAGTAAGAGAAACACATGGGGAATATGGATGAAACTTTTGGATGAAATTAGTGTAATAACCTGGACAATTTGCTCACATTGCTCGTCATCAATATCAATCTTGAAATCGTTGTGGAGATTGAAACCAACCCCTGTTCGACTCAAGATGGATCTAAGAATCCCATAACTCTTTTTCCAGGCGCCTATTTTGGATGTGATGTGTGGAGTCCCCCTGAGATCGCAATTTGGAAATTCCGCACGAAGACTCTCCTCGATCTTGGTCAGGTATCCCGTACGAAATCCATTGTCGGATTTCCATCCATGAGCAACTAGATCTAGCAAAGTGGCGGCTAAGATCTCCTCTTCACGGAAGATCCAAATCCGGCGTGAACGGTCCCCCTTACGAAACTTTTGCCTTCCCGAAACAGCCACACCTATTTCGTGGTAAATGTCAGCATATAACATCAAATGCATACACTTACAACGACTTCTATGCATAAAcataacaaaagaaaaaaacagtAGCAACCAAAACGAACCATCCTGTGAGAAGGTACAAGTACCACTCTGCATCATTGGGCGTTTTCCATTTGACATACCACCTACAAGGACAATCAAAGCAGTTAATTGATGCCATAAATGCATCAATATCATATACAATTCATTCAAAAGGTACCTTCCTGTGAGAAGGTATCATTACTACTCTGCATCATTGGGCGTTTTCCATTTGACATACCACCTACAAGGACCAATTAAAGCAGTAATTTTATGCCACCGATGCATCAATATCATATACAATTCAGACAAATCGTGTGTTGCTTCAAGCTCCCCAAATTTTGCCCAACCAATTGATGATAATAAATGGCGATTAAATTGCATACTCAGCTCTACTATCCCAACCCATTAGGTACTAAGCTTTATACGGTGTAAGATCCGAGGGGTCTCTGGTATATAGCCCCATTACAGCAGTCGAAAATACAGCTTTACAACAACGAAGAAGATGATTGCATACCGGTTGATCGAAAGAGTCCGGACTGCATTTTGAGTTGCGGGAACGATTCTGCACTCTCCTCCAAATGTGAGTTCTCCAATTGAGAATGAAGCTTATTTATTGAGAGATTTACGCCGCTCAAATTTTTCAAAGTCGCGCCTAAATTTTGGCATTCCTGCGAAACATGTTTTTAACCCAAATGAAGGGGCAATTTTGGCAGAACATGATTGTTGGTCAATATAGtattcaattaattattttttcaatgacAAAACTGCATCTATTTATTAAACACTGAAAGCATGGGAGTGGTGTTAATTAAGTGGGCCCTACTCCCTCAATTCTAACTCAGTTTTATATCTCACTTTCCCATATCAGGGTAACTAAACACGCCCTTAGTGTTATTCAATtttatgtcacgaccgccctcactaaggatagtaaagacggggaaatcgtgactagggaagggactatggagcggggaagaagaaggggaaaacaatgagagacaacatcttaaacaaagcttcaaaagaagagttttaatcgattaaacaattaagaagcgggttaatatctcaaggtaaataatgttaaaaagtagtgtggggcaaaacgaaagactttaacaagaacgattcgaaacacggCAGCGAAAAACAAGTATTCAagaggagagtcataggatgacgcccatgtttgaagacacgacgcatctgggaagtcctaaagctcactcaacatccgccgcaacatcacccctcaacctgcacataaagaaaaaaggatatgcagggctgagtgcttgttgtactcaatgggctcatgacgaaaacattttataacagttatgtcatccataccggtgaactcgagtttttacgtttatttaagaaatatcacgagtatcacaaaaacacttttcacagactggccggtcaaaacaatctccccactttctatcaatcaatcaatcacatcctcttaccatagtgcgacgaaagtgtggccacactattcgcccacgagaccggccgacttgcaaggacggctcccgatcccacctgtgtacacagcctgatagggtttgcggccctactcagacccgaattcgtttatcatagccctatagcctaatggagcgaactcacaaactaggcatcaagcacaatctcaacatagccctatagcctaacggagcaagctcaaacaaactaggcatcaggcaacaatctcaacatcaaaacaatcacggcatgacataacactttaaaccacccttataacaccacatcatattttcggaaaaataaagaggtttgaaaagaaagcccacctcgtccgcttaacaattcacaatccaacttatggcaactctcgttcctcgagttcacgaatacacaatcacccttgtcaacgacaacacaagtcagccttccacaaaaacatattaccatgcatgtcctatcgtttctttcACCGTTCTCTCAAAattacccaacccaacgttcgtcacaaagatggaaaaacacaccatagtaTATTTCGATGTATCTCACGcgatcacatcattaaacacgttcctttgatatacatgcatcatataatgcttttaaacttgaaaataaatatccttttatcaaagcagaaaactggcagaaaactggcagaactgcgcgaccgttttataaaaatcactaaaaattcacccgacctcatatgaagctaaattttggtcacaacacagaatacacattcaagttcatcctgacaaattttcacactgaaatcacgtcgtttagtcagtcaaatcaataattaaactctctggtcggaacataaaatttctaacagcactgcgcagttcatttgaaaactttaccataaattcatccaatgcctaaaaaggctgaaaattttacacgacttagaagacacttcaaatttttcatatagttcaagaatcacatcagtcaaaaagaaaacgaaacattcttggcgagaacacaggtttctggcagatttgcgcagtcaacttcaaaaaattattaaaaattcattttttgataaaaagggctgaaattcacacgagacacggAAAACACCTTGaggtttactcagtaaaaatttcatatcaaaattagtTCGTTTGATGAGTCAATTAcagatcagaagctactggtcgtgcaccacagatttcaggttcatagtttcgaaaatagggttttcatcttccatcaaacaaacaccaacttttcatgctggaaaacacataatcatgcttaaaaggttctcataatcatgtttgcccataaactcacatcattcaccaaagattcaaatcaaacttcacaaaattgcattcaaaacgcatacataaatgcaaacacaaattccccaccgattaaatccttagatttgaaatccctacactcactagatgcatgagggagtcgaaagaatgtttagatagagaggaatgaagaatagaggtttgattgtacctttcttgaacgaaacaatcggtagaaacgaatataactcttgattcttcaacaaactcttggcgaatcgaaaagatcttgagtagagtagaaaaacaagtgtgggagaagatggagcaaggggatgggcgtgtgatttgagagggaggcgtgtgagatgggtttagggttaggtttttggttttatttatagagttaggaaataatatatccacaattaattgaagatttgagagaataaatcaaataaagatttgagagatttggggggAGGGAAGCTTGAGTTATGGGGAGAAATAAGGGGAGGATTTTTGAAATCATagctatttaattagcttatgatttaatttggtatttcacggagtagaataaaataatacggagtagagaaatttgtaaaatccttcaaaaataatgagaagtaggcgtgtggtttaAGGTTCCTCCCACcagaaaaatttccaaatctttaatagaataaagtaaggcaagattggctagaatattccaattcattcatggaaagaaataagtaagaaatcaattatagaatacttaatttctcctctcccaaaaataggagatttcgaaaatcatggaaaaataaataagaatattttggttttggatttaatttggataaatatcccaaaataattaaataaatccaagaaagaagatattacttccaataaatagaaaggccgaaaagaattcgaataaagtggctggcacaaatatgcatgatcctatttaattaaatcccccattggaaaacatatcatattattccacataactctcaaccattaatttcacaacgttaacacaatcacatagaaatcaatttccaaaaaatCATTTCCAAATCAACCTTCAAATTATTAAAACGAAATAAGTCACAAATTTTAGGGGTGATACATTTTATTTACTGATACAGAAGAATGACTTGTGTATACATTTAATACTAGCACTGAATACACAAAATTATTGTAAAATAGGAAAGTGGAAAATATATACAGCTGCAAGCCTGCAACGTAACTTTATTAtatactacatatttaatccgtGTCCTGATTTTTGGATTTATTGGCTGGCGACAGCCTGTCAGCAACAAAACTCCCACTCTCTCTCCTGAAAGACTACTCTCCCCTACCTTTTATTATTtgatttcttctctctctccctctcctcttcgCTTGCATTTTGTTTTCTCTCACTAGGGGTTTTCTGGCATTTCTCCGGAATTTCAGATTCAACGTCGTAGCTTGCCGGATCATTCACAACTCGTAAGCTTTCTGCACTTCCtccttttttttcccttttttttctattttatatgTTCGATTATTGTCCCTTTTTAGGAAATTTTCTTCGAATTGAAGTGGCTATTTCTAGGTTTAGCGATTTTCACACGAATGGGCGGATGGTTTCGTGGCTGTGTTTTTCCTATTTGTTATTAACGTTTTAATTGTTGTTTGTAATTTCCTTTTTCCGTGCATGTTGCGGTCTTTGATTTCCTAGACGTTTTTATGtagatatattattaattcagATAAATTTATAGCTTGGAGAGTTGGTTGGTTAATCCGTTGCTTAAAGAAGCCAGTATTCAACAATAGAGAGACTAAGTTTCTCGTTTGgcatttttatatttgtttggATTGTACATGTACCTTTTGTTGTACAAACAGTTGAGGTTGATGCGCTCAGACTTGCAGCTGCAGGATAAAATATATGCATGTCAAGTGAATTTTGTAAATCGTTTTAATGAGTTGCCAATTTGTAATTTAGTTTGATTTAGGTGACTGCTGCTTTATGATATTATCTACTTTGGCTGTTGGTCTCCTGACCATTTTGCTGGATAATATTTCGGATATAGGAAATATATCAGAATTTTGTGTCTGGTTA
This sequence is a window from Salvia splendens isolate huo1 chromosome 5, SspV2, whole genome shotgun sequence. Protein-coding genes within it:
- the LOC121804257 gene encoding uncharacterized protein LOC121804257; this encodes MQSGLFRSTGGMSNGKRPMMQSSNDTFSQEGGMSNGKRPMMQSGTCTFSQDGVAVSGRQKFRKGDRSRRIWIFREEEILAATLLDLVAHGWKSDNGFRTGYLTKIEESLRAEFPNCDLRGTPHITSKIGAWKKSYGILRSILSRTGVGFNLHNDFKIDIDDEQCEQIVQANKDAKFMHNKPWPFWEQWKCIFGKDRAGGGGAEQVDAAAEHMRSHLGGGSQCNENDYHPSFDDLPFADGSVPATVSPELNESSSRYTEKEMSTTKGNTLKRKSSSPDTQLFAFLANLHAETNSRLDVIASRIGYEFDMGKARQEVFDKLGTVDGLSLDQRYDLCNILGDKPQRLEVFIGMPASARLGYVLKLIEESRRCG